A region of Thermus oshimai DSM 12092 DNA encodes the following proteins:
- a CDS encoding alpha-amylase family glycosyl hydrolase: MRALLMLLGLLTGLALAIPVEFRYEPPEGLKVQSVSLRGSFNGWGETPMAPVEGGFAVTLDLRPGEYTYKFFINGTWPKDMCYDPTFGRPPEYKVDPRAQDCVDDGFGGRNALILVGAPPKEEGEAAPLDFAHEPENPAHVSFTDGGVVVRFQAGERSVRKATLLWGEGEVPMHLQLRYPGAEVWRAKAEGAPRAYRIRVETAEGVEVFGPFTPPEALFQEVAWVGEGVGYQVFPDRFHNGDPKNDALALLSDEYRFNRLWSGPAPLVSSWTDPPHVHHCCHQYYGGDLQGLLEKLPHLKALGVTLLYLNPIFLSGSAHGYDTHDYLEVAPRLGDKALLKRVLEEAHRQGIRVLFDFVPNHTGLGFWAFQDVVRRGPASPYWNWYFIRTWPFTPGDPKAYEGWWGLGSLPKLNTGNPGVRRYLLEVAKYWVRFGFDGVRVDVPGDLIDAHGFFKEFRKELKAIRPDAYLVGEIWQKDPSWLQGDEFDSLMNYALGRDILLRYARGNALYPAGRAAADLARFFADYPEAVAGMGFNLVGSHDTERILTALGGGGLRDTPGPEARARQRLLAALLYALPGVPVTFQGDECGFTGEKPSEPPYDLHRYPLQWDRCHGETLVFYQALGRLRAELPALRSSLYRSYVGEGFLLAFLRGEPGAEEVLAAFNSGKEGAVLPLPPGRWRDPLEGRAYRGEVEVEPLGFRYLVRLP, from the coding sequence ATGCGCGCGCTTCTCATGCTCCTCGGCCTCTTAACCGGCCTGGCCCTGGCCATCCCGGTGGAGTTCCGCTACGAGCCGCCGGAGGGCCTCAAGGTCCAGAGCGTCAGCCTCAGGGGCAGCTTCAACGGCTGGGGGGAGACCCCCATGGCCCCCGTGGAGGGCGGCTTCGCCGTGACCCTGGACCTACGCCCTGGGGAGTACACCTACAAGTTCTTCATCAACGGCACCTGGCCCAAGGACATGTGCTACGACCCCACCTTCGGCCGCCCCCCGGAGTACAAGGTGGACCCCCGGGCCCAGGATTGCGTGGACGACGGCTTCGGGGGACGGAACGCCCTCATTCTGGTGGGCGCACCCCCCAAGGAAGAGGGGGAAGCCGCCCCTCTGGACTTCGCCCACGAGCCGGAGAACCCCGCCCACGTGTCCTTCACCGACGGGGGGGTGGTGGTCCGCTTCCAGGCGGGGGAGAGGAGCGTGCGCAAGGCCACCCTCCTTTGGGGGGAAGGGGAGGTTCCCATGCACCTCCAGCTCCGCTACCCCGGGGCGGAGGTCTGGCGGGCCAAGGCGGAAGGGGCCCCCAGGGCCTACCGGATCCGCGTGGAAACGGCGGAAGGGGTGGAGGTCTTCGGCCCCTTCACCCCGCCCGAGGCCCTCTTCCAGGAAGTGGCGTGGGTGGGGGAAGGGGTGGGGTACCAGGTCTTCCCCGACCGGTTCCATAACGGGGACCCAAAGAACGACGCCCTGGCCCTCCTTTCGGACGAGTACCGCTTCAACCGCCTCTGGTCGGGCCCAGCCCCCCTTGTGTCCTCCTGGACGGACCCGCCCCACGTTCACCACTGCTGCCACCAGTACTACGGGGGCGACCTCCAAGGCCTTCTGGAAAAGCTCCCCCACCTGAAGGCCCTCGGGGTTACCCTCCTTTACCTGAACCCCATCTTCCTCTCGGGCTCCGCCCACGGGTACGACACCCACGACTACCTGGAGGTGGCCCCCAGGCTCGGGGACAAGGCCCTTTTGAAGCGGGTGCTGGAGGAGGCCCACCGCCAGGGGATCCGGGTGCTCTTTGACTTCGTGCCCAACCACACCGGCCTGGGCTTCTGGGCCTTCCAGGACGTGGTGCGAAGGGGTCCAGCCTCCCCCTACTGGAACTGGTACTTCATCCGCACCTGGCCCTTTACCCCCGGCGACCCCAAGGCCTACGAGGGCTGGTGGGGCTTGGGAAGCCTCCCCAAGCTGAACACCGGAAACCCCGGGGTACGGCGCTACCTCCTGGAGGTGGCCAAGTACTGGGTGCGCTTTGGGTTTGACGGGGTGCGGGTGGACGTGCCCGGGGACCTCATCGACGCCCACGGCTTCTTCAAGGAGTTTAGAAAAGAGCTCAAGGCCATCCGCCCGGACGCCTACCTGGTGGGGGAGATCTGGCAGAAGGACCCCTCCTGGCTCCAGGGGGACGAGTTTGACAGCCTGATGAACTACGCCCTGGGGCGGGACATCCTCCTGCGCTACGCCCGCGGGAACGCCCTCTACCCCGCCGGCCGGGCCGCGGCCGACCTGGCCCGCTTCTTTGCCGACTACCCCGAGGCGGTGGCCGGCATGGGCTTCAACCTGGTGGGCTCCCACGATACGGAGCGCATCCTCACCGCCTTGGGAGGCGGGGGGCTTAGGGACACCCCAGGCCCGGAGGCCCGGGCCCGCCAGCGCCTCCTCGCCGCCCTCCTCTACGCCCTCCCCGGGGTGCCCGTGACCTTCCAGGGGGACGAGTGCGGCTTCACCGGGGAGAAGCCCTCCGAACCCCCCTACGACCTCCACCGCTACCCCCTGCAGTGGGACCGGTGCCACGGGGAAACCCTGGTCTTTTACCAGGCCCTGGGGCGGCTCAGGGCGGAGCTTCCCGCCCTGCGCTCCTCCCTTTACCGGAGCTATGTGGGGGAGGGCTTCCTCCTGGCCTTCCTCCGGGGGGAGCCGGGGGCGGAGGAGGTGCTGGCCGCCTTCAACAGCGGGAAGGAAGGGGCCGTCCTGCCCTTGCCTCCGGGGCGCTGGCGCGACCCCCTGGAGGGCCGGGCCTACCGGGGGGAGGTGGAGGTGGAGCCCCTGGGCTTCCGCTACTTGGTGCGGCTCCCCTGA